GCCATGTGCCATCTGGGAAATGCTGTTCATAGAGCTTTCTTTTGTTTGCGAACTGCTCTTGAATGTGTTTCCCAGATAAGCAGCGATCACATGCTTTGTGTCGCCTTTGTAAATTCAGATGATGCGTTCGATAGTTTGAGCCTTCTAGAATACTTCTTTGGGTTGGAGGATTTTCCCTCAGAACTTCAAACTTCACTTCCTTGATTATGTTGGGGGTGAGAGAGGGCTCAATTCTTCTCCTTTTAATTTTTTCCGCGATCCTCTTTGTTTAGAAGCCTGACTTTTACATCAATCACCTTACTGATGGTGCTTTTAGAAACAATTATTccagttatttacatttttttttattatgatggAATAGCTGCATTACAATCGTAAAGGTCATTCTGGATTTCTGAGATGTTCACAGACTTCTGGAGTTgtgcacaaaaaataattttctcagtTTCTGTTATTATTTGCTGCTTGTGCTGTACTATAATACACACACATTGTCGGTGCTGTGCAGTGTTAAATTGCGTGTTGTTAATGTCCTGCAACATCCATTTAGATACATTCCCTTACCTGAAGTGGACACTTCATGATGTATGTAAAAATTCTGCATGCATTTGATGTTTTATGTTAGGTtcttagtttaaaataattacctGTTATGTCACATCATGTTTGTTGATATGCGGAGTCTTTATGTATGGAATGAGGATTAGTGTAATTTTTCACAAGGAAGTGTTTACTCAATAGCATGAATGGATTCTTTTATGATGGTCAAAATATATCTCCCATTAGATCCTTATCACTAGGCAGAGCTGTGTATCCTACGAACATAGGCAGTGCATGCACtttctaaaatatttctttacaattcaGTTTCCACATTTCCATCTTTATATTACACACACATTGACAAAATTTAATGGAAAACAAATGatctatttttcaatttttttaaattatcatgaacatgttgaaaattcaaatttaaaaatatagggcttattagtgtattatttacaataaattattccaaaaaaaaaaacaatattaatgatatgaaataaaacaaaaattcttaaACTTTCAGTTCAGCCTAAGATGAGTACCAAGCGACACACACAACCAAAGTTATAAACTTTTGTCTATCAATGCATGCccagttttaattttttcaattttgctttttattctaataatttttttgGCCCAAATAAACATATACGAAGTTTCTTTTTTAACCccctaaacacacacaaaaattttcGAACGGTTTCTAAACATCAAAGTCACAAGCCTGTTTGATTTGAAGTGGAATGCCTCTCATATGTAAACCAACATATTTCTACAGATGTTGCATTGTATCTCTGCCAGTGAGTGACATTATATgtatttcaagtggcttatcttggtcATGGGCGTCAGAGTATTAAAAAATCATTACAATCTTTTGCTATCTCACTTTCACCTCAATGCAAACTGTGaagttgcacagaggcagagatataataaaagatctgtacttctaataaatccatatatgttttgtatgggAATACTCGTGGACTCTATTGTAGATTAGCAATTTCTTTTTATGTATTAAATAACTCTgtcaatatttttatagttatgtaTATTGTGTCctttcatattattgtaatgaatgtattttacaagtgaaaaaagaaagtaatgcattcacataaaattacatactttACTAACATAATTATTACAGCAGAATTTAACAGAAGTGTGGTAAATTTCTAATTAACTACACTTTTACAATTGGTACTAACTACTTGTTTGATCTGAATTTTCAAATTCTAAGGGATTAATATCGTAATCTGTCATAGCCTTCTGAAGAAGCCACCATCGCCAGAGGAATCCAACATCAACAATTCGTTGGTGGAAAGTCAGGTATTTTGGTCCAAGATAGTCACAGTGTGCTTGATACAGTCCTGATGCTTCATCATAGTCACTTATCCACATAAAACTAACAACTCCGAGACTCAACCTCCTTATCACACCTTTGTTGTAGCAGTTTTCAAGGAAAATAAGGTGAGAAACAGATGAAGGGTTGCGAATTTGTTCTCCAACCATTATCATTTGATTTGTGCAGTAGAGCAATTTGTCACGAAAACTTCGTGCATCTGGATTACTGTGGGCACAGTAGCCCATGAAGCCAAAACCTGAAATAAGTTACACAGatattactaaatatattttttaattattataggcTATACATAATTACTGTGATAatttctattttcaatattttgtcgTATCTATTGGTGAAACATGTTGCTTTTTATCAGTCTGTCAATATGTACTATTCTTATATCACCTCACACTCCATAATTACTGTTAATACAATCAGCATTGTCACTTACTTAGATGTACTATATACTGCGTGttaagttcaaagtgtgtcatggctcgctgtatgacatcatgtggctagtcgttgagcctagagaattcaatcttcctacacttccacagaggcatataacctatgtgccagagaagttgcctagcaagtacggcgttcattctgaagagtacttactgatacatATGGTattgccagtagtggcaggaatgtgaactgtttggaaacacgtactgtggtgagttttttttttttatgtggagagggttaagacgattacttacgtacagtatttattgacattaacttggacggtcaacatggacacggagcatttgatttgtgttgtggaatgttgccgttatcgatgataacaaataccgtgCGTACGATTTGCctgcgcaaaatacagttcgaaagaggttatggtagtacacagaccgtacagaccgccatctgttgctacgacgtttaagttataccgtacacgttctgaagttcagattgaatgccttgaataataggcaacttctctgacataaaagctgaaactcgcttcaaattgctgactcacaagtgacgtcatgacacactttgaaatgaacactcaatAGTTAGTTCCAATTATGACGGATTACAAGTGAAATGAGAGTATCTGAGAAATGGAAAATTCGGAGAAAACCTACCCTTTTAGTTGATACAGGTTTAATAACTGTCTGAAACTTTACTAGGATAATATTATGCACaacttcaaaatatttcttataaagGATGTAGATGGTCAGTGAACAGTCTTAACTTACATGCAGCTTATATGGGCATCACAACAGTATATGTAATGATCACTcctaataatttttaaatctgCATATCcagtaattattatgtttatgcaTGATCATCAATTGAAACTAACCAGTATCCTT
This region of Periplaneta americana isolate PAMFEO1 chromosome 13, P.americana_PAMFEO1_priV1, whole genome shotgun sequence genomic DNA includes:
- the LOC138712497 gene encoding mitochondrial import inner membrane translocase subunit Tim29, yielding MTWFGDIGRRFTLKSVSTTQFKLPQRFRGTIIEKWANYWKNLCIDYKEVVVETAQNAREKPVKGVLILSGFGFMGYCAHSNPDARSFRDKLLYCTNQMIMVGEQIRNPSSVSHLIFLENCYNKGVIRRLSLGVVSFMWISDYDEASGLYQAHCDYLGPKYLTFHQRIVDVGFLWRWWLLQKAMTDYDINPLEFENSDQTSS